In one Bradyrhizobium cosmicum genomic region, the following are encoded:
- a CDS encoding RNA pyrophosphohydrolase, with the protein MARYEDLPYRTCVGVMLINRKGLVFIGRRAGGIEHVDDSHVWQMPQGGVDPGEDTWDAARRELYEETSVRSVERLGEVPDWLTYDIPRTVAGRAWKGRYRGQRQKWFAVRFTGEDSEINVEHPGGGHKAEFVSWRWEPMKNLTGLIIPFKRPVYERVVKEFSTLADE; encoded by the coding sequence ATGGCGCGTTACGAGGATTTGCCCTACCGGACCTGCGTCGGCGTGATGCTGATCAACCGGAAGGGACTGGTGTTCATCGGTCGCCGCGCCGGCGGCATCGAGCATGTCGACGACAGCCATGTCTGGCAGATGCCACAAGGCGGCGTCGATCCCGGCGAGGACACCTGGGACGCGGCCAGGCGCGAGCTCTATGAGGAGACCAGCGTGCGCTCGGTCGAGCGGCTCGGCGAGGTCCCGGACTGGCTCACTTACGACATTCCGCGCACGGTCGCGGGGCGCGCCTGGAAGGGCCGTTACCGGGGCCAGCGCCAGAAATGGTTCGCAGTGCGCTTCACCGGCGAGGACAGCGAGATCAACGTCGAGCACCCCGGCGGCGGCCACAAGGCCGAGTTCGTGAGCTGGCGCTGGGAACCGATGAAGAATTTGACCGGGCTGATCATTCCCTTCAAGCGACCGGTCTACGAGCGCGTGGTGAAGGAATTTTCCACGCTGGCGGATGAATAA
- a CDS encoding murein hydrolase activator EnvC family protein, translating to MRAPVINLLLIASVSGASLLGASPAQAQTTTPAQQAAAVSPDAVKQREQELEAARARQKSAEEAQAKLKAEIISLGQDRTQLNQQLIDTAANVRAVETKVDEAEARLRSLNGREQQMRASLDSRRADIVEVLAALQRAGRRTPPALLVRPEDALQSLRTAMLLGAVVPELRGRAEAIAGELGELVALRRNIAAERDQLATDRDRIRSDQTRLAALVDERQRQQASREKDLSAESARAITLSKQVGDLQGLIAKMEQDLQSAAKAAEKAAEAAKLAEAKASASAKPGPGAFKDRSRTTPAIAFASAKGLLPLPVNGNKIRDFGGSDGVGGVQKGISLATKPGSQITTPCDGWVVYAGPFRSYGQLLILNAGGGYHVLIAGMERISVNIGQFVLTGEPVATMGSTSQVASILATNASQPVLYVEFRKDGTPIDPGPWWAANEGEKVRG from the coding sequence ATGCGAGCGCCCGTCATCAACCTGCTGCTGATCGCAAGCGTCTCGGGCGCAAGCCTGTTGGGCGCAAGCCCCGCGCAAGCTCAGACGACAACGCCGGCACAGCAGGCCGCGGCCGTTTCACCCGATGCGGTCAAGCAGCGCGAGCAGGAGCTGGAAGCCGCGCGCGCCAGGCAGAAGAGCGCGGAAGAGGCGCAGGCCAAGCTCAAGGCCGAGATCATTTCGCTCGGCCAGGATCGCACCCAGCTCAACCAGCAATTGATCGACACCGCCGCCAATGTGCGCGCCGTCGAGACCAAGGTCGACGAAGCGGAAGCGCGGCTGCGGTCGTTGAACGGCCGCGAGCAGCAGATGCGCGCCTCGCTGGATTCGCGCCGCGCCGACATCGTCGAGGTGCTGGCCGCCCTGCAGCGCGCCGGCCGGCGGACGCCGCCGGCGCTGCTGGTGCGGCCCGAGGACGCGCTGCAATCGCTGCGCACCGCCATGCTGCTCGGCGCCGTGGTGCCGGAACTGCGCGGACGCGCGGAAGCAATTGCAGGCGAGCTCGGCGAACTCGTGGCCTTGCGCCGGAACATCGCCGCCGAGCGCGACCAGCTTGCCACCGACCGCGACAGGATTCGCAGCGACCAGACCCGGCTCGCGGCCCTCGTCGACGAGCGGCAGCGCCAGCAGGCGTCACGGGAAAAGGACCTCAGCGCCGAGAGCGCGCGCGCCATCACGCTGTCGAAACAGGTCGGCGATCTCCAGGGCCTGATCGCCAAGATGGAGCAGGATCTGCAGAGCGCCGCCAAGGCCGCTGAAAAGGCCGCCGAGGCCGCAAAGCTGGCGGAGGCAAAGGCGTCCGCCAGCGCCAAGCCCGGCCCCGGCGCTTTCAAGGATCGGTCCCGGACCACCCCGGCCATCGCCTTCGCCTCGGCCAAGGGCCTGCTGCCGCTCCCGGTTAACGGTAACAAGATCAGGGATTTTGGCGGTTCCGACGGAGTCGGCGGGGTTCAGAAGGGCATTTCGCTGGCCACCAAGCCCGGCTCCCAGATCACGACGCCGTGTGATGGCTGGGTGGTCTATGCCGGCCCGTTCCGCAGCTATGGACAACTCTTGATCCTCAATGCCGGGGGCGGGTATCATGTCCTGATCGCCGGGATGGAGCGCATTTCGGTCAACATCGGACAGTTTGTGCTCACGGGGGAGCCTGTCGCGACCATGGGGTCGACCTCTCAAGTCGCCTCCATTCTCGCCACGAACGCGAGTCAACCTGTGCTGTATGTCGAGTTCCGTAAGGACGGCACTCCAATCGATCCAGGCCCATGGTGGGCCGCAAATGAAGGCGAGAAGGTTCGCGGATGA
- the atpD gene encoding F0F1 ATP synthase subunit beta, which yields MATAANPVGRVTQVMGAVVDVKFEGHLPAILNSLETRNGNIRLVLEVAQHLGESTVRTIAMDVTEGLVRGQEVTDTGSPIRVPVGEGTLGRIINVIGEPIDEAGPVKTEGLRAIHQEAPSYTDQSTEAEILVTGIKVVDLLAPYAKGGKIGLFGGAGVGKTVLIQELINNVAKAHGGYSVFAGVGERTREGNDLYHEFIESKVNADPKNPDPSVKSKCALVFGQMNEPPGARARVALTGLTIAEDFRDKGQDVLFFVDNIFRFTQAGSEVSALLGRIPSAVGYQPTLATDMGALQERITTTQKGSITSVQAIYVPADDLTDPAPATSFAHLDATTTLSRSIAEKGIYPAVDPLDSTSRMLSPLVVGEEHYAVARQVQQVLQRYKALQDIIAILGMDELSEEDKLTVARARKVERFMSQPFHVAEIFTGSPGKFVELADTIKGFKGLVEGKYDHLPEAAFYMVGTIEEAVEKGKKLAAEAA from the coding sequence ATGGCTACAGCAGCTAACCCGGTCGGTCGCGTCACCCAGGTCATGGGCGCCGTCGTCGACGTCAAGTTCGAAGGCCACCTGCCGGCCATTCTCAATTCGCTGGAAACCAGGAACGGCAACATCCGCCTCGTGCTGGAGGTTGCGCAGCATCTCGGTGAGTCCACCGTGCGCACGATCGCGATGGACGTGACCGAAGGTCTGGTTCGCGGCCAGGAAGTGACCGACACCGGTTCGCCGATCCGTGTTCCGGTCGGCGAGGGCACGCTCGGCCGCATCATCAACGTCATCGGCGAGCCGATCGACGAAGCCGGCCCGGTCAAGACCGAAGGCCTGCGCGCCATCCACCAGGAAGCTCCGAGCTACACCGACCAGTCGACCGAAGCTGAAATTCTCGTCACCGGCATCAAGGTCGTCGACCTGCTGGCCCCGTACGCGAAGGGCGGCAAGATCGGCCTGTTCGGCGGCGCCGGCGTCGGCAAGACCGTGCTGATTCAGGAGCTGATCAACAACGTCGCGAAGGCGCACGGTGGTTACTCCGTGTTCGCCGGCGTCGGCGAGCGTACCCGCGAGGGCAACGACCTCTATCACGAGTTCATCGAGTCCAAGGTCAACGCCGACCCGAAGAACCCCGATCCGAGCGTCAAGTCGAAGTGCGCGCTGGTGTTCGGCCAGATGAACGAGCCGCCCGGCGCCCGTGCCCGCGTCGCGCTCACGGGTCTGACCATCGCGGAAGATTTCCGCGACAAGGGCCAGGACGTGCTGTTCTTCGTCGACAACATCTTCCGCTTCACCCAGGCCGGCTCGGAAGTGTCGGCGCTCTTGGGTCGTATTCCCTCGGCGGTGGGTTATCAGCCGACGCTCGCGACCGACATGGGCGCGCTGCAGGAGCGCATCACCACCACCCAGAAGGGCTCGATCACCTCGGTGCAGGCCATCTACGTTCCGGCCGACGACTTGACCGACCCGGCGCCCGCGACCTCGTTCGCGCATTTGGACGCGACCACCACGCTGTCGCGCTCGATCGCCGAAAAGGGCATCTATCCGGCGGTGGACCCGCTCGACTCGACCTCGCGCATGCTCTCTCCGCTGGTCGTCGGCGAGGAGCACTACGCGGTCGCCCGTCAGGTCCAGCAGGTGCTGCAGCGCTACAAGGCACTGCAGGACATCATCGCCATTCTCGGCATGGACGAGCTTTCGGAAGAGGACAAGCTGACCGTGGCCCGCGCTCGCAAGGTCGAGCGCTTCATGTCGCAGCCGTTCCACGTCGCCGAAATCTTCACGGGATCGCCGGGCAAGTTCGTCGAGCTCGCTGACACCATCAAGGGCTTCAAGGGCCTGGTGGAAGGCAAGTACGATCACCTGCCGGAAGCCGCCTTCTACATGGTCGGCACCATCGAAGAGGCTGTCGAGAAGGGCAAGAAGCTGGCGGCGGAAGCGGCCTGA
- a CDS encoding F0F1 ATP synthase subunit epsilon, whose product MATFHFDLVSPEKLAFSGEVDQVDIPGVEGDFGVLAGHAPVVAAIRPGILTVTTGGKHEKVIVLGGIAEVSEKGLTVLADVATSLAELDRAQFAATVSEMEEGLKEHEGNELDQAIARLDHFKSIQQQLNSTAMH is encoded by the coding sequence ATGGCCACCTTCCACTTCGATCTCGTCTCGCCGGAAAAGCTCGCATTCTCGGGTGAGGTCGATCAGGTCGACATTCCCGGCGTCGAGGGTGATTTCGGCGTGCTGGCGGGACATGCGCCGGTTGTGGCTGCGATCCGCCCCGGCATTCTCACCGTCACCACCGGCGGCAAGCACGAGAAGGTGATCGTGCTCGGCGGCATCGCCGAGGTTTCCGAAAAGGGCCTGACCGTGCTCGCCGACGTGGCGACGTCGCTGGCCGAGCTCGACCGCGCCCAGTTCGCGGCGACCGTCTCGGAGATGGAAGAGGGTCTGAAGGAGCACGAAGGCAACGAGCTCGACCAGGCCATCGCGCGGCTCGACCACTTCAAGAGCATCCAGCAGCAGCTCAACAGCACGGCTATGCATTAA
- a CDS encoding RNA pyrophosphohydrolase yields MTNEKPYRPNVGIALFNADGRVLIGHRFKGDGPEIILPGLDWQMPQGGVDDGENLRDAAMRELWEETSVVSADFLGETDWLTYEFPPYDGPQTHRLAKFRGQRQKWFALRFTGKDDEIDPLTPRNDQPAEFDAWRWERLDRVADLVVPFRRDVYRAVAQQFAPFGN; encoded by the coding sequence GTGACGAATGAAAAGCCCTACCGTCCCAATGTGGGCATCGCCTTGTTCAATGCCGATGGCCGCGTTCTGATCGGGCACCGCTTCAAGGGCGACGGGCCCGAGATCATCCTGCCGGGCCTCGACTGGCAGATGCCGCAGGGCGGGGTCGATGACGGCGAGAACCTGCGCGACGCCGCGATGCGCGAGCTCTGGGAAGAGACCAGCGTCGTCAGCGCTGATTTTCTCGGCGAGACCGACTGGCTCACCTACGAATTCCCTCCCTATGACGGACCGCAAACGCACCGGCTGGCGAAGTTCCGCGGCCAGCGCCAAAAGTGGTTCGCGCTGCGCTTCACCGGCAAGGACGACGAGATCGATCCGCTGACGCCGCGCAACGACCAGCCTGCGGAGTTCGACGCATGGCGCTGGGAGCGCCTCGACCGCGTCGCCGATCTCGTGGTGCCGTTCCGCCGCGACGTCTACCGCGCGGTGGCGCAGCAGTTCGCGCCGTTCGGAAACTGA
- a CDS encoding nicotinate-nucleotide adenylyltransferase, which translates to MSNNFVVPRFPAQAIPPYTEGMRIGLLGGSFNPPHQAHRAISQFALKRLQLDRVWWLVTPGNPLKENGTLHELGERMQAAREVANDPRIEVSCLESVIRTRYTIDTINTLRRRLRGLRFVWIMGADNLAQFHRWQDWRRIAGQVPIAVIDRPPQSFRALASPAAKALARYRLPENKAALLADQPAPAWVFLTGLKLNLSSTGLRNPDGSWIGTK; encoded by the coding sequence TTGAGTAACAATTTCGTCGTGCCGCGTTTCCCGGCGCAAGCGATCCCGCCCTATACGGAGGGCATGCGCATCGGCCTGCTCGGCGGCTCATTCAATCCGCCGCATCAGGCCCATCGCGCCATCAGCCAGTTCGCGCTCAAGCGATTGCAACTCGATCGCGTGTGGTGGCTGGTGACGCCGGGCAATCCGCTGAAGGAGAACGGTACGCTGCATGAGCTCGGTGAGCGGATGCAGGCTGCGCGCGAGGTCGCAAACGACCCCAGGATCGAGGTGAGCTGTCTCGAATCCGTCATCCGTACGCGCTACACTATCGACACGATCAACACCCTGCGCCGCCGCCTCCGCGGCCTGCGCTTTGTCTGGATCATGGGCGCCGACAACCTCGCTCAATTCCATCGTTGGCAGGACTGGCGCCGCATCGCCGGCCAGGTGCCGATCGCGGTCATCGACCGCCCGCCGCAGAGTTTTCGTGCCCTCGCCTCTCCCGCCGCCAAGGCGCTCGCGCGCTACCGCCTGCCCGAGAATAAGGCAGCACTGCTTGCGGATCAGCCGGCCCCGGCCTGGGTTTTCCTGACCGGATTGAAGCTGAATCTCTCCTCGACGGGCTTACGGAACCCGGACGGGAGCTGGATAGGTACGAAGTGA
- the rlmH gene encoding 23S rRNA (pseudouridine(1915)-N(3))-methyltransferase RlmH, with amino-acid sequence MRVAVIAVGRLKQGPERELADRYFERFDEAGRKLGFRELAIHEIPESRARDTATRMAEEAAAISAHVPDKSILVALDERGQNLDSTVFARNLGRWRDEGAGHTIFVIGGADGLSPELRRKAKLAIAFGSATWPHQMVRVMLLEQLYRAATILAGHPYHRA; translated from the coding sequence ATGCGTGTTGCAGTCATTGCGGTGGGCCGGCTGAAGCAGGGCCCCGAACGGGAGCTGGCCGACCGCTATTTCGAGCGGTTCGACGAGGCCGGCCGCAAGCTCGGATTCCGCGAGCTCGCCATCCACGAAATCCCCGAAAGCCGCGCGCGCGACACCGCGACACGGATGGCCGAGGAGGCCGCGGCGATCTCCGCGCATGTTCCGGACAAGTCGATCCTGGTGGCGCTGGACGAGCGCGGCCAGAACCTCGACTCCACCGTATTCGCACGGAATCTCGGGCGCTGGCGCGACGAGGGCGCCGGTCATACGATCTTCGTAATCGGAGGGGCGGACGGACTTTCGCCCGAATTGCGCCGTAAGGCCAAGCTCGCGATTGCGTTCGGCTCGGCGACCTGGCCGCATCAAATGGTCCGCGTCATGCTTCTGGAACAGCTTTATCGGGCCGCCACCATCCTGGCCGGCCACCCCTATCACCGCGCGTGA
- the rsfS gene encoding ribosome silencing factor codes for MKAQPDADKTLSLILSRLDDMKAEETVTIDLRGKSAYSDYMIVTTGRVNRHVGAIAENVAKGLKENGIKNIHVEGLPNCDWVLIDSGDVIVHVFRPEVREFYNLERLYTQGPGAAKAIAAKAV; via the coding sequence TTGAAGGCGCAACCCGACGCCGACAAGACGCTGAGCCTGATCCTCTCCCGCCTCGACGACATGAAGGCGGAAGAGACGGTCACCATCGACCTTCGCGGCAAATCGGCGTACTCGGACTACATGATCGTCACCACCGGCCGGGTGAACCGGCACGTTGGCGCGATCGCGGAAAACGTCGCCAAGGGCCTCAAGGAAAACGGTATCAAGAACATCCACGTCGAGGGCTTGCCCAATTGCGACTGGGTGCTGATCGATTCCGGCGATGTGATCGTGCACGTGTTCAGACCCGAAGTCCGCGAATTCTACAATCTCGAGCGATTGTACACGCAGGGCCCAGGGGCGGCGAAAGCGATCGCGGCGAAGGCGGTCTAG
- a CDS encoding S41 family peptidase, translated as MMRKTSVILLSAATGAALTLFVTQPRAVFMGSSARAATADTYRQLNLFGDVFERVRSDYVEKPDDTKLIESAISGMLTGLDPHSSYMDAKSFRDMQVQTRGEFGGLGIEVTMEDGLIKVVSPIDDTPASRAGVMANDIITNLDEEAVQGLTLNQAVEKMRGPVNTKIKLKIIRKGQDNPIDVTLVRDNIRVRSVRARVETDDIAYIRITTFNEQTTEGLKREVANLSNQIGDKLKGYIIDLRNNPGGLLEEAVTVSDSFLEKGEIVSTRGRNAEETQRRTAHAGDLTKGKPVIVLVNGGSASASEIVAGALQDHKRATIVGTRSFGKGSVQTIIPLGSGNGALRLTTARYYTPSGKSIQAKGIVPDIEVLQDVPDELKSRTDTKGEASLRGHLKNDGDEKTGSQSYVPPDAKDDKALKLAGDLLHGIKNSASAAPTPGDNKGATTDKPKAAN; from the coding sequence ATGATGCGCAAGACTTCAGTTATCCTCCTCAGCGCGGCCACCGGTGCTGCGCTGACGCTGTTCGTGACCCAGCCGCGCGCGGTCTTCATGGGCTCGAGCGCACGGGCCGCCACCGCGGACACCTATCGCCAGCTCAACCTTTTCGGCGACGTCTTCGAGCGCGTGCGCTCGGACTATGTCGAGAAGCCCGACGACACCAAGCTGATCGAATCCGCCATCAGCGGCATGCTCACGGGCCTCGATCCGCATTCGAGCTACATGGACGCGAAGAGCTTCCGCGACATGCAGGTGCAGACCCGCGGTGAGTTCGGCGGCCTCGGCATCGAGGTGACGATGGAGGACGGCCTGATCAAGGTGGTCTCGCCGATCGACGACACGCCCGCCTCGCGCGCCGGCGTCATGGCCAACGACATCATCACCAATCTCGACGAGGAGGCGGTGCAGGGCCTGACCCTGAACCAGGCCGTCGAGAAGATGCGCGGTCCGGTCAACACCAAGATCAAGCTCAAGATCATCCGCAAGGGCCAGGACAATCCGATCGACGTCACGCTGGTGCGCGACAACATCCGCGTCCGCTCGGTGCGCGCGCGCGTCGAGACCGACGACATCGCCTATATCCGCATCACCACCTTCAACGAGCAGACCACCGAGGGCCTGAAGCGCGAGGTCGCCAACCTCTCGAATCAGATCGGCGACAAGCTGAAGGGCTACATCATCGACCTGCGCAACAACCCGGGCGGCCTGCTCGAGGAAGCTGTCACCGTCTCCGACTCGTTCCTGGAGAAGGGCGAGATCGTCTCGACTCGCGGCCGCAATGCCGAGGAGACGCAGCGTCGCACCGCGCATGCGGGCGATCTGACCAAGGGCAAGCCGGTCATCGTGCTGGTCAATGGCGGCTCGGCCTCGGCGTCGGAGATCGTCGCCGGCGCGCTGCAGGACCACAAGCGCGCGACCATCGTCGGCACGCGCTCGTTCGGCAAGGGCTCGGTGCAGACCATCATCCCGCTCGGCTCGGGCAATGGCGCGTTGCGTCTGACCACGGCGCGCTACTACACGCCGTCGGGCAAGTCGATCCAGGCCAAGGGCATCGTGCCCGACATCGAAGTGCTGCAGGACGTGCCGGACGAGTTGAAGTCGCGCACCGATACCAAGGGCGAGGCTTCGCTGCGCGGCCATCTGAAGAACGACGGCGACGAGAAGACCGGCTCGCAGTCCTACGTTCCGCCGGACGCCAAGGACGACAAGGCGCTCAAGCTCGCCGGCGACCTGCTCCACGGCATCAAGAACAGCGCCTCCGCGGCGCCCACGCCGGGCGACAACAAGGGCGCGACCACCGACAAGCCCAAAGCGGCGAACTAA
- a CDS encoding glutamate-5-semialdehyde dehydrogenase, giving the protein MAAPLKAVDGSADRTSDLLALMSDLANRARAAARVLALAPPEQKNRALEAMERAIRASSAAILAANAEDVAEARASSNMTASFIDRLTLTPARVEAMAEGVGIVRGIADPVGIVTESWQRPNGMTIERVRVPLGVVGVIFESRPNVAADAGVLCLKSGNAVILRGGSDSFRSCRAIHECLVQGLREAGLPEAAITLVPTRDRAAVGMMLSGLNGAIDVIVPRGGKSLVSRVEAEARVPVFAHLEGVNHVYIDASADLAMAKSIVLNAKMRRTGVCGAAETLLVDRAAAGKNLKPLVEMLIEAGCEVRGDDAVQKVDSRVKPANEDDWDTEYLDAIIAAKVVDGVDGAIAHIQTHGSHHTDAIVSADEAAAKKFLSEVDSAIVLHNASTQFADGGEFGFGAEIGIATGRFHARGPVGAEQLTSFKYRVHGTGQTRP; this is encoded by the coding sequence ATGGCCGCCCCCCTCAAAGCCGTCGATGGCAGTGCCGATCGCACCAGCGATCTCCTGGCGCTGATGTCCGATCTCGCCAACCGTGCCCGCGCCGCCGCGCGCGTGCTGGCGCTGGCGCCGCCGGAGCAGAAGAACCGGGCGCTGGAAGCCATGGAGCGGGCGATCCGCGCGAGCTCTGCAGCAATTCTCGCCGCCAATGCCGAGGACGTCGCGGAGGCCCGCGCGTCGAGCAACATGACGGCGTCCTTCATCGATCGCCTGACGCTGACGCCGGCGCGCGTCGAAGCGATGGCCGAGGGGGTAGGCATCGTGCGGGGCATCGCCGATCCCGTCGGCATCGTCACCGAGAGCTGGCAGCGGCCGAACGGGATGACCATCGAACGCGTGCGCGTGCCGCTCGGCGTCGTCGGCGTGATTTTTGAGAGCCGGCCCAATGTCGCTGCCGATGCCGGCGTGCTGTGCCTGAAGTCGGGAAATGCCGTGATCCTGCGCGGAGGCTCCGACAGTTTCCGCTCCTGCCGCGCCATCCATGAATGCCTGGTGCAGGGCCTGCGCGAAGCCGGCCTGCCCGAAGCCGCGATCACGCTGGTACCGACGCGCGACCGCGCCGCGGTTGGCATGATGCTGTCCGGATTGAACGGCGCCATCGATGTCATCGTGCCGCGCGGCGGCAAGAGCCTCGTCTCGCGCGTCGAGGCCGAGGCACGCGTGCCGGTGTTCGCGCATCTCGAAGGCGTCAACCACGTCTATATCGACGCCAGCGCCGACCTCGCCATGGCGAAGTCGATCGTGCTCAACGCCAAGATGCGCCGCACCGGCGTCTGCGGCGCCGCCGAGACGCTGCTGGTCGATCGCGCCGCTGCCGGCAAAAACCTGAAGCCGCTGGTCGAGATGCTGATCGAGGCGGGCTGCGAGGTGCGCGGCGACGACGCCGTGCAGAAGGTCGACAGCCGCGTCAAGCCCGCGAACGAAGATGATTGGGACACCGAATATCTCGACGCGATCATCGCAGCGAAAGTGGTTGACGGCGTCGACGGCGCGATCGCGCACATCCAGACCCACGGCTCGCATCACACCGATGCGATCGTGAGCGCGGACGAGGCCGCCGCGAAGAAATTCCTCAGCGAAGTCGATTCCGCGATCGTGCTGCACAACGCATCGACGCAATTCGCCGACGGCGGCGAGTTCGGCTTCGGCGCCGAGATCGGCATCGCCACCGGCCGCTTCCACGCCCGCGGTCCTGTCGGCGCCGAGCAATTGACCAGCTTCAAGTATCGCGTTCACGGCACCGGGCAGACGCGGCCCTAA
- a CDS encoding divergent polysaccharide deacetylase family protein, which yields MTETADDLSAPLGQDKPRRKRRLRLPFTAMQALALMLGLFLAAFAGFAIFNKDPLGGEPMTRIAIREPKATGEKPAAAGHGQESKQDSKHEAKEAPKQAGEQKTVTMIDGSTGARHDVVIGGGDSADKGEAAAANAPPPVMAGIDAKLLEKSRYGMIPVVAGDLKPFNVYAADADRAKAAKMPVVAILIGGLGVGAAKTTDAIMRLPPAVTLAFTPYGADPGKLAERARAQRHEIFLQIPMEPYDFPDNDPGPQTLLTSLTTDQNMDRLYWHLSRMQGYAGLTNFMGARFVATEPAMQPIIREAAKRGLGFFDDGSSPRSIASQAAASAAMPFGKGDIAIDVVPTPAEIDRALSKLESLARERGAAVGIASALPVSIERIGAWTKTLSDRGILLVPLTTAMLKSKSS from the coding sequence ATGACTGAAACGGCCGATGATCTGAGCGCCCCGCTCGGACAGGACAAGCCGCGCCGGAAGCGCCGGCTGCGGCTGCCGTTCACGGCCATGCAGGCGCTGGCCCTCATGCTCGGCCTGTTCCTGGCCGCCTTTGCCGGCTTTGCCATCTTCAACAAGGATCCGCTCGGCGGCGAGCCGATGACGCGGATCGCGATCCGCGAGCCCAAAGCCACCGGCGAGAAGCCCGCCGCTGCCGGTCATGGCCAGGAGAGCAAGCAGGACAGCAAGCACGAGGCCAAGGAAGCACCGAAGCAAGCGGGCGAGCAGAAGACCGTCACCATGATCGACGGCTCCACCGGCGCGCGCCACGACGTGGTGATCGGTGGCGGGGACTCGGCGGACAAGGGCGAAGCGGCCGCGGCGAACGCGCCGCCGCCCGTCATGGCCGGGATCGATGCGAAACTGCTGGAGAAGTCGCGCTACGGCATGATCCCGGTGGTGGCCGGAGACCTGAAGCCGTTCAACGTCTATGCTGCGGATGCCGACCGCGCCAAGGCCGCCAAGATGCCCGTGGTCGCGATCCTGATCGGCGGCCTCGGAGTCGGCGCCGCCAAGACCACCGACGCGATCATGCGGCTGCCGCCGGCAGTGACGCTGGCCTTCACGCCCTACGGTGCCGACCCCGGCAAGCTGGCCGAACGGGCCCGCGCCCAGCGCCACGAGATCTTCCTCCAGATCCCGATGGAGCCCTACGACTTCCCGGACAACGACCCGGGGCCGCAGACGCTGCTGACCTCGCTCACCACCGACCAGAACATGGACCGCCTGTACTGGCACCTCAGCCGCATGCAGGGCTATGCCGGCCTCACCAATTTCATGGGCGCCCGCTTCGTGGCGACGGAGCCGGCGATGCAGCCGATCATTCGCGAGGCGGCCAAGCGCGGCCTCGGCTTCTTCGACGACGGCTCCTCGCCCCGCAGCATCGCATCGCAGGCAGCGGCCAGCGCGGCGATGCCGTTCGGCAAGGGCGACATCGCAATCGACGTGGTGCCGACCCCGGCCGAGATCGACCGCGCCCTGAGCAAGCTCGAATCGCTGGCGCGCGAGCGGGGCGCCGCCGTCGGCATCGCCTCGGCCCTGCCGGTCTCGATCGAGCGCATCGGCGCCTGGACCAAGACATTGAGCGACCGGGGTATCCTTTTGGTGCCATTGACAACCGCGATGCTGAAATCAAAATCCAGCTAA